In Salisediminibacterium beveridgei, one DNA window encodes the following:
- the xylB gene encoding xylulokinase: MNYVIGVDLGTSAVKVLLVSRSGEVVDEVSKSYPLYHDAPGHSEQDPDDWVKETKAALKELTGRLSQEDSVEGLSFSGQMHGLVLLDEDRKPLRRAILWNDTRTTTECREIETNTGLERLHELTKNPALEGFTLPKLLWVKKHEPDVFNQGNVFLLPKDYVRFRLTGDIHMDYSDAAGTLLLNVAAKSWSQEVADANGINLDWCPPLVGSHEETGTITEEAAQETGLTTSCKVFAGGADNACGAIGSGILEDGITLCSTGTSGVVLSYEATGDKDFAGNVHYFNHGAPDAFYTMGVTLAAGYSLSWYKDTFAKDQSFESLLEEAAHSPAGAKGLLFTPYIVGERTPHADSEIRGTFTGVHANHSRGDFTRAVLEGITFSLNETVENFRDKGKNVSKIISIGGGAKSSLWLQIQADIFGSEVVTLKSEQGPGMGAAMLAAFGCGWYPSLKDCADTFVGEAASYQPDQDNRALYKKLFNIYQEVYGATKSIHHRLEEFRA; the protein is encoded by the coding sequence ATGAATTATGTTATAGGCGTTGATCTTGGCACCAGTGCAGTGAAAGTTCTGCTCGTATCCAGATCGGGTGAAGTAGTGGATGAGGTTTCCAAATCGTATCCGCTGTATCATGATGCACCCGGTCACAGTGAGCAGGATCCTGACGATTGGGTAAAAGAAACAAAAGCGGCATTAAAGGAACTGACGGGACGATTGAGCCAAGAAGATAGCGTGGAAGGCCTGAGCTTTTCCGGGCAGATGCATGGGCTGGTCCTCCTTGACGAAGACCGAAAACCATTGAGACGTGCAATTCTTTGGAATGATACAAGAACGACAACAGAATGCCGGGAAATTGAGACCAATACGGGCTTGGAACGTTTGCACGAGTTGACGAAGAATCCGGCCCTGGAAGGGTTCACCCTGCCGAAACTTCTGTGGGTCAAAAAACATGAACCGGATGTATTTAACCAGGGGAATGTTTTTTTACTGCCGAAGGATTATGTGCGCTTCAGATTGACGGGTGACATTCACATGGACTATTCCGATGCTGCCGGAACCCTGCTGCTCAATGTGGCAGCGAAATCCTGGAGCCAGGAAGTGGCTGATGCAAACGGCATTAACCTTGACTGGTGTCCGCCACTCGTTGGTTCACATGAAGAAACCGGAACGATTACAGAGGAAGCGGCACAGGAAACCGGTCTGACGACGTCGTGTAAAGTGTTTGCTGGTGGGGCAGACAATGCCTGCGGGGCCATCGGATCGGGAATTTTGGAAGACGGGATTACCCTATGTTCCACAGGAACGAGCGGTGTGGTTCTTTCTTATGAGGCAACTGGAGACAAAGATTTTGCAGGCAACGTGCATTACTTCAACCACGGTGCGCCGGATGCTTTCTATACGATGGGTGTCACGCTTGCAGCAGGCTACAGCCTGAGCTGGTACAAAGATACGTTCGCCAAAGATCAAAGCTTTGAAAGCTTACTCGAAGAAGCAGCACATTCTCCGGCAGGTGCAAAAGGACTCCTGTTTACTCCTTATATTGTAGGAGAACGCACACCTCACGCAGACAGCGAAATCCGGGGAACATTCACCGGTGTGCATGCAAATCATAGCCGTGGAGACTTTACCCGGGCCGTTCTCGAAGGCATCACCTTCTCGCTGAATGAAACCGTGGAAAACTTCCGTGACAAAGGAAAGAACGTTTCGAAAATCATTTCGATTGGCGGCGGGGCAAAAAGTTCACTGTGGCTGCAAATTCAGGCAGACATTTTCGGTTCAGAAGTGGTAACCTTAAAGAGTGAACAGGGACCAGGTATGGGCGCGGCAATGCTTGCGGCATTCGGATGCGGCTGGTATCCGAGTCTGAAGGATTGTGCAGATACCTTCGTAGGTGAAGCGGCGTCGTATCAACCCGATCAGGATAACCGTGCATTGTATAAGAAACTGTTCAACATTTATCAGGAAGTTTATGGCGCAACGAA
- the xylA gene encoding xylose isomerase — protein sequence MSYFNQIDKVKFEGKRSENPYAFKFYNPEEQIGGKSMKEILRYGVAYWHTFTGDGSDPFGKGTAKRPWDHLSGMDQAKARVEAAFEFFEKIDAPFFCFHDVDVAPEGSTMRETNKNLDEITAMIQEYMKTSNTKLLWNTANNFTNPRFTHGAGTSSHADVYAIAAAKIKKGLEVGKELGAENYVFWGGREGYETLLNTNMKLEQDNLARLYHMAIDYAKEIGFDAQFLIEPKPKEPTTHQYDFDVATATAFLYQHGLQDHFKFNIEANHATLAGHTFEHELRTAREMGMLGSVDANQGDLLLGWDTDEFPTDLYATTLGMYEILKNGGLGRGGLNFDAKVRRGSFETEDLFHSHIAGMDAFAVGLKVAQKMIDDQFFENILDKRYETFTTGIGKKIVTGTTSLKELENHALDIKEVDLKSGQLEKIKARINQYLLTMD from the coding sequence ATGAGCTATTTTAACCAGATCGACAAAGTGAAATTCGAAGGAAAGCGTTCTGAAAACCCGTATGCATTTAAATTCTATAATCCCGAGGAACAAATTGGCGGGAAATCCATGAAGGAAATTCTTCGCTACGGGGTTGCTTACTGGCATACTTTTACTGGAGACGGCAGTGATCCATTCGGTAAAGGAACAGCCAAACGTCCTTGGGATCATTTGAGCGGCATGGATCAGGCGAAGGCGCGTGTAGAGGCAGCTTTCGAATTTTTTGAGAAGATTGATGCGCCGTTCTTCTGCTTCCACGACGTGGATGTTGCTCCTGAAGGAAGCACGATGCGTGAGACGAACAAAAATCTTGATGAAATCACTGCGATGATTCAAGAGTACATGAAGACAAGCAACACAAAACTTCTCTGGAATACAGCGAATAACTTCACTAATCCGCGCTTTACGCACGGCGCCGGCACTTCGAGTCACGCAGACGTTTATGCCATCGCCGCAGCAAAAATTAAAAAAGGCCTTGAAGTCGGGAAAGAGCTCGGTGCGGAAAACTATGTATTCTGGGGTGGACGTGAAGGTTATGAAACCTTGTTGAATACCAATATGAAGCTCGAGCAGGATAATTTGGCCAGACTCTATCATATGGCGATTGACTATGCGAAGGAGATCGGTTTTGATGCACAGTTTTTAATCGAACCAAAACCAAAAGAACCCACAACGCATCAGTATGATTTTGATGTTGCCACAGCGACGGCATTTTTGTATCAGCATGGGCTTCAGGATCATTTTAAATTCAACATTGAAGCAAATCACGCTACTCTTGCCGGGCATACTTTCGAGCATGAGCTTCGCACAGCCCGTGAAATGGGTATGCTGGGGTCTGTCGACGCCAATCAGGGCGATCTTCTTCTTGGATGGGATACAGATGAATTCCCGACGGATCTGTATGCAACCACCCTCGGCATGTATGAGATTCTTAAAAACGGGGGTCTTGGCCGTGGCGGTTTGAACTTCGACGCGAAAGTACGCCGGGGGTCCTTTGAAACAGAAGATCTGTTTCACTCTCATATCGCAGGAATGGATGCTTTTGCAGTCGGTCTGAAGGTAGCTCAAAAAATGATCGATGATCAGTTCTTCGAAAACATCCTCGACAAGCGCTATGAAACATTCACAACAGGTATTGGCAAAAAGATCGTTACGGGCACAACCAGTCTGAAAGAGCTCGAAAACCATGCTCTTGATATCAAGGAAGTGGACTTGAAGAGCGGTCAGCTGGAGAAGATCAAAGCACGCATCAACCAGTATCTTCTCACTATGGACTGA
- a CDS encoding ROK family transcriptional regulator, which yields MASYQFEIKQQNKLMILKHIYRYEPISRADLAKQLNLTKATVSNLVDELMREAYLYQIGLGVSSGGRRPLMLKINEKAGFTISVDIGVNYIRSILTDMKGNIFVKQTKVINTNDYTLTLQHIDQVIQSFTEQTNESPFGLIGIGFGVPGLVDQHGVIKSTPNLDWQLPDLKDRYENLFHVPVIVENEANAGAFGEKSFGEGKEANHFIYISGGIGIGVGLIFDGVLYRGRDGFTGELGHTVIRMDGLTCSCGKKGCWERYASELYILKEYETFKEESWQTLRLEDAVADAAQNPEIAAIFERAAKHFAIGLTNIINSFNPEKIIIGNRLTQAEHLMRPIIRATVQEMAITPIAEKVDIHFNNTDQLSTVLGLSAFSIEHFFDRQFKVSNSPVS from the coding sequence ATGGCCAGTTACCAATTTGAAATCAAACAGCAGAATAAGCTGATGATCCTGAAACACATTTACCGTTATGAACCCATATCCCGAGCGGACCTGGCTAAACAGCTGAACCTCACAAAGGCCACCGTGTCAAACCTGGTGGATGAGTTGATGCGTGAAGCGTATTTATATCAAATTGGCCTGGGGGTGTCGAGCGGCGGCAGACGACCTCTCATGCTGAAGATTAACGAAAAAGCAGGATTCACCATCAGTGTCGATATCGGTGTGAATTATATTCGCTCGATTCTGACTGATATGAAAGGAAACATTTTTGTTAAACAGACAAAAGTGATTAATACCAATGATTACACCTTGACCCTTCAGCATATCGATCAGGTCATTCAATCTTTTACAGAACAAACGAACGAATCGCCGTTCGGACTGATCGGTATCGGATTCGGTGTTCCAGGGCTCGTGGATCAGCACGGCGTCATTAAATCCACGCCGAACCTCGATTGGCAACTTCCGGATCTGAAAGATCGTTACGAAAATCTGTTCCACGTCCCAGTCATCGTGGAAAACGAAGCCAATGCCGGTGCTTTCGGTGAGAAATCATTTGGAGAAGGAAAAGAAGCAAATCATTTTATTTACATTTCCGGCGGAATCGGAATTGGTGTCGGACTGATTTTTGACGGGGTACTCTATCGGGGGCGGGATGGCTTTACTGGCGAACTGGGTCATACGGTCATCCGTATGGATGGTCTCACCTGCAGCTGCGGGAAGAAAGGCTGCTGGGAACGATATGCTTCAGAGCTATACATACTGAAGGAATACGAGACATTCAAAGAAGAGTCGTGGCAGACCTTGAGGCTTGAAGATGCGGTCGCTGATGCAGCACAAAATCCTGAAATTGCTGCGATCTTTGAGCGGGCTGCCAAGCATTTTGCAATTGGTCTGACGAATATCATCAACAGCTTTAACCCTGAGAAAATCATTATCGGTAACCGCCTGACCCAGGCTGAGCACCTGATGCGTCCTATCATCAGAGCTACTGTTCAGGAGATGGCCATCACGCCGATTGCAGAAAAAGTCGACATTCACTTTAACAATACTGATCAGCTCTCGACAGTGCTTGGACTATCCGCTTTTTCCATTGAGCACTTTTTCGACCGTCAATTCAAAGTATCCAACAGCCCTGTATCATGA
- a CDS encoding helix-turn-helix transcriptional regulator, which produces MNHVSDANIQNDWGDPGQEKKICADNRNEETFKRTIDRIKDYIETHYDEKITLKDLAEQFYIHPVYLGQLFKNTYGVYFKDFLLDLRMRNAKAILRQTDLRIAQVADQVGFASKDYFVYRFEQNEGVTPTQYRKQAVYRLE; this is translated from the coding sequence ATGAATCATGTCAGCGATGCCAACATCCAAAATGATTGGGGTGATCCAGGACAGGAAAAGAAGATCTGTGCGGATAACCGGAACGAGGAAACATTCAAGAGGACGATTGACAGGATAAAGGACTATATTGAGACACATTATGATGAGAAGATCACTTTGAAAGATCTGGCAGAACAATTTTATATTCATCCCGTGTATCTCGGTCAACTATTTAAAAATACTTACGGGGTTTATTTTAAGGATTTTCTGCTGGATCTGCGAATGCGAAATGCAAAAGCGATATTGAGACAGACGGATTTACGAATAGCTCAAGTGGCGGATCAAGTCGGTTTTGCCAGTAAAGACTATTTTGTTTATCGATTTGAACAAAACGAAGGTGTAACGCCAACCCAATACCGTAAGCAAGCAGTGTATCGATTAGAATAA
- a CDS encoding cache domain-containing sensor histidine kinase, whose product MATLRKIPNTLRNQILILFTTVMIIVLLAVGLLTYNLVTDILKENAEIQLEQTAQEQVNRIDSQFDTIDLISAQIATNSSVQQILTSQREGRMPSFTERQSMQEIANNYQAYTSGVRAFEMYFPNYARLYPLNELMLPGRIDPGWIEEADEQNGRLVWAGADPYDQNAYLTIRQINLMEKDFSLGGYLVTKVNRNYFNVENQLSDYDTNDDQTLTILFDQADQYITSNFTQDVLMDLNVEETERTVQIDGAEYIQVHAESDETGFTLTMYSPVNSLLQGITGIGTAIAVAAIAGTILFMMVSLKISRIITSPVEELTSAMKRTREGELVRTPEISSTKEMNELNHSYNEMVDQTNYLIKAVYEKELIRSRAELKALQAQINPHFLFNTLEALYWSVEEIDQNSAEMIITMSDLFRYTITDHGPDEDWVLLKDEFDHNEDYLKIMKLRFGDDLNWTIDLPLELQDWPIPKLLIQPLVENAVLHGLCNQPERGHISLKASLQSNSQNVLVTIEDDGAGMHEEKLKNLFSDSHDYVSRSGKKHKSIAMHNIMERIIRTYPQLERNEAIVISSIRNKGTTVQLKLPHKGVENDD is encoded by the coding sequence GTGGCCACCCTGCGAAAGATTCCCAATACGCTTCGAAACCAGATTCTGATTCTTTTTACAACGGTGATGATCATCGTTTTGTTGGCCGTTGGTTTGCTGACCTATAATCTTGTGACGGATATCCTGAAAGAAAACGCTGAAATTCAGCTTGAACAGACTGCTCAGGAACAGGTAAACCGGATAGATTCCCAGTTTGACACCATTGATTTAATTTCAGCACAAATAGCCACCAATTCATCGGTTCAGCAAATCCTTACCTCTCAACGCGAAGGCCGGATGCCTTCTTTTACTGAAAGGCAATCCATGCAGGAAATTGCCAACAATTATCAGGCTTATACATCGGGTGTGCGTGCATTTGAAATGTACTTCCCGAATTATGCCCGGCTGTATCCCCTGAATGAGCTGATGTTGCCGGGACGTATCGATCCTGGCTGGATTGAAGAAGCTGACGAGCAAAATGGCCGGCTGGTTTGGGCCGGCGCAGACCCTTATGATCAAAATGCTTATCTGACCATCCGTCAGATTAACTTGATGGAGAAGGATTTCAGTCTGGGTGGTTACTTAGTTACAAAAGTGAACCGCAACTATTTTAATGTTGAAAATCAATTATCTGATTATGACACGAATGATGACCAGACGCTGACCATACTGTTTGATCAGGCTGATCAATATATTACCTCGAATTTTACACAGGACGTATTGATGGATCTCAATGTGGAAGAAACTGAACGAACCGTTCAGATAGATGGTGCCGAGTACATTCAAGTCCATGCAGAGAGTGATGAAACAGGGTTCACCCTGACGATGTATTCACCGGTCAATTCACTGTTGCAAGGCATTACAGGAATCGGTACAGCCATTGCTGTTGCAGCGATTGCCGGGACCATTCTCTTCATGATGGTAAGCCTGAAAATTTCCCGCATCATCACTTCACCGGTAGAAGAACTGACCAGTGCGATGAAACGGACGAGGGAAGGGGAACTCGTGAGGACACCGGAAATCTCCTCTACTAAGGAGATGAATGAATTAAACCATTCCTATAATGAAATGGTGGATCAGACCAACTATCTGATCAAAGCCGTTTATGAGAAAGAATTGATTCGCAGCCGTGCTGAATTGAAAGCGCTGCAAGCTCAGATCAACCCTCATTTTCTGTTTAACACACTCGAAGCGCTCTATTGGTCCGTAGAAGAAATTGATCAGAACAGTGCAGAAATGATCATTACCATGTCGGATTTGTTCAGGTATACCATTACTGATCATGGTCCCGATGAAGACTGGGTGCTGTTAAAAGATGAATTTGACCATAATGAGGATTACTTGAAAATTATGAAGCTCCGCTTTGGCGATGATTTAAACTGGACCATCGACCTTCCTTTGGAATTACAAGACTGGCCGATTCCGAAACTATTGATTCAGCCACTGGTAGAGAACGCTGTACTTCACGGACTTTGTAATCAGCCCGAAAGAGGTCATATCAGTTTAAAAGCTTCTTTACAGAGCAATTCGCAAAACGTGCTTGTGACGATTGAAGACGACGGAGCCGGTATGCATGAAGAGAAGTTGAAAAATCTCTTCTCTGATTCTCATGACTACGTGAGCAGGTCCGGAAAAAAACATAAAAGTATCGCAATGCACAATATCATGGAACGGATCATCCGCACCTATCCTCAATTAGAGCGTAATGAAGCGATTGTCATTTCCAGCATACGGAATAAAGGAACAACTGTTCAGTTAAAACTTCCTCACAAAGGAGTGGAAAACGATGACTGA
- a CDS encoding response regulator transcription factor: protein MTDPLSILIVDDEPRSRNGVKRTLNTQMSEPVSIHLSANPDEAIRLIRSTHVDIVITDIRMPGMSGLELIDSLQDHSGELLFIVISAYSEFDYAQRALELGVIQYLLKPVQRQKLIEAVNKATKRLSHHKETTVTHEIDETLPEFHENQASYSEPVLSALYFIDEHLSEKIGMKDIAGHVHLNPNYLSVHFKEQVGLTFSDYLTRKRLQYAKYLLLTTRNTVAEIAEQSGYQTAKYFVKIFKNHVNMTPTEYRKASKSQ from the coding sequence ATGACTGATCCACTTTCAATTCTCATTGTCGATGACGAACCTCGTTCAAGGAATGGTGTAAAACGTACCCTCAATACCCAAATGAGTGAACCGGTGTCGATTCACTTAAGTGCAAATCCGGATGAAGCCATCCGCTTAATCCGTTCCACGCATGTGGATATTGTCATCACTGATATCCGGATGCCTGGCATGAGCGGCCTGGAGTTAATCGATTCTTTACAGGACCATTCAGGAGAGCTGCTGTTCATCGTGATTTCTGCTTATTCAGAGTTTGACTACGCGCAGCGCGCTCTCGAGCTTGGTGTGATTCAATACTTATTAAAACCTGTTCAACGCCAAAAATTGATCGAAGCAGTGAATAAAGCCACCAAACGTTTGAGTCATCACAAAGAAACAACAGTGACACATGAGATTGATGAAACTTTACCTGAATTTCACGAAAATCAGGCCTCTTATTCAGAACCTGTCTTGTCCGCACTGTATTTTATCGATGAACACCTGTCTGAGAAGATCGGTATGAAAGATATCGCAGGTCATGTACATCTGAACCCGAATTACCTTAGTGTGCATTTCAAAGAGCAGGTCGGTTTGACTTTTTCCGATTACCTTACACGTAAACGCCTGCAGTATGCGAAATACCTCCTCCTCACTACAAGGAATACAGTCGCAGAAATCGCTGAACAATCCGGCTATCAGACAGCCAAATACTTCGTAAAAATCTTTAAAAACCATGTCAATATGACCCCTACCGAATACAGAAAAGCATCCAAGTCTCAGTAA
- a CDS encoding extracellular solute-binding protein: MEKKAFKGLTVLSMASVLTLAACGTDNNNDEAGATGGNDAGGSGNNESAENNEKEDVTLDFMHLWPQGSSPDHYRIVSQIIEEFEEMHPHVNVELEVLENEQYKNKMQVISSSNQLPDVGMTWPAGYLEPYVNGDMFAPLDDILDEDGLRDDFVAGTLEAYEMNDNSYALPLELNIAPVFYNKAIFDEYGVDVPETFDDFMDAVETFTENDMTPIALGNRDRWTGSLWYMYLADRIGGPDALNAAIDRSGSFENEGLIEAADRVVDMVENDAFLRGFNGLSDQEAKSEFMNSNAAMYLIGSWDLPNYTTNEEVPQEFRDSVGFFKFPEVDGGQGDIDSWVGGPGVGLFVAENSDIQEEAKAFVKYFSEEWGKYSVEDAGVIPGTQVDTEAVDLPDLFIEVLDELNNASNITLFADVQMSAGVAETHLNQIQALFGEAVTPEDFAREHEEALSEED; the protein is encoded by the coding sequence ATGGAAAAGAAAGCGTTTAAAGGGTTAACTGTACTGTCAATGGCTTCGGTTCTCACTCTCGCTGCTTGCGGAACAGACAATAACAATGATGAAGCAGGTGCAACAGGCGGAAACGATGCAGGAGGCAGTGGCAACAACGAATCTGCTGAAAACAACGAAAAAGAAGATGTAACTTTGGATTTTATGCACCTCTGGCCTCAGGGAAGTTCACCTGACCATTACCGGATCGTCAGTCAGATTATCGAGGAATTCGAAGAGATGCATCCACATGTCAACGTTGAACTTGAAGTTCTTGAAAACGAGCAATACAAAAATAAAATGCAGGTTATTTCATCTTCCAATCAACTGCCGGACGTGGGCATGACCTGGCCAGCCGGTTACCTTGAGCCTTATGTCAACGGTGACATGTTTGCGCCTCTTGATGACATCCTCGATGAAGACGGACTTCGCGATGATTTCGTAGCCGGAACACTTGAAGCTTATGAGATGAATGACAACTCTTACGCCCTTCCATTGGAATTGAACATTGCACCCGTATTCTACAACAAAGCGATTTTTGACGAATATGGTGTTGATGTTCCCGAAACATTTGATGATTTCATGGATGCAGTAGAAACGTTCACCGAAAATGACATGACTCCAATTGCGCTGGGTAACCGTGATCGTTGGACCGGTTCACTTTGGTACATGTACCTCGCAGACCGGATTGGCGGACCGGATGCACTGAACGCAGCCATTGACCGTTCAGGTTCATTCGAAAATGAAGGGCTGATCGAAGCTGCTGATCGCGTTGTTGATATGGTTGAAAATGACGCATTCCTTCGCGGGTTCAACGGGCTTTCCGACCAGGAAGCCAAGTCAGAGTTTATGAACAGCAATGCTGCCATGTATCTGATTGGTTCATGGGATCTTCCAAACTACACAACGAACGAAGAAGTACCACAAGAATTCCGCGACAGTGTCGGGTTCTTCAAGTTCCCTGAAGTAGACGGTGGACAAGGCGACATCGACAGCTGGGTAGGCGGACCAGGCGTTGGGCTGTTCGTTGCTGAAAACTCTGATATTCAGGAAGAAGCAAAAGCTTTTGTGAAGTACTTCTCTGAAGAATGGGGGAAATACTCCGTTGAAGATGCCGGTGTGATTCCCGGTACACAAGTAGATACAGAAGCCGTTGATCTTCCGGATCTGTTTATCGAAGTCCTGGATGAATTGAATAATGCTTCCAACATCACCCTTTTTGCAGATGTTCAAATGAGTGCAGGTGTCGCTGAAACACACTTGAACCAGATTCAAGCGCTTTTTGGCGAAGCTGTAACACCAGAAGACTTTGCCCGTGAGCACGAGGAAGCACTGTCTGAAGAAGACTGA
- a CDS encoding carbohydrate ABC transporter permease yields the protein MNRIMSDKKIIAMYTLPALLMILVLIYIPIVLTGYYGLMDWDGIGAMTFIGLENYQNLIADSLFWQSAWHSLLLAVFSVLSLVIYLTISVVLSSNIKGANLFRKVYLIPMLLSSVAIAQLWIRIYHPSNGVMNRFLLSIGIDNPPLWLSDTNLVLFAIFIPILWQYAGFYIIIYYAALRNIPGELMEAARIDGATPFQIAYKIKLPLIAGVIKVTIVLAVIGSLKYFDLIYVMTDGGPNGASEVMASYMYKLAFRSNDFGYGSAVGFFLLVLIMIVTYFIRKLTASKDDEVQY from the coding sequence ATGAACCGGATCATGTCTGACAAAAAAATCATTGCCATGTATACTCTTCCTGCCCTTTTAATGATTCTTGTACTGATTTACATCCCGATCGTCCTTACCGGCTATTACGGGCTGATGGATTGGGATGGAATCGGAGCCATGACATTTATCGGATTGGAGAATTATCAAAATCTGATTGCAGACTCTTTGTTTTGGCAAAGTGCCTGGCATTCCTTGCTTCTCGCTGTATTTTCAGTACTGAGTCTCGTCATTTACCTCACCATATCAGTCGTTTTATCATCGAACATTAAAGGGGCTAATCTGTTCCGCAAAGTTTATCTCATTCCAATGTTGCTGTCGTCCGTTGCCATCGCACAGTTATGGATTCGTATTTATCATCCGAGTAACGGTGTGATGAACCGTTTTCTCCTGTCGATTGGAATAGATAATCCCCCATTGTGGCTCTCAGATACGAATCTCGTATTATTCGCCATCTTCATTCCGATCCTTTGGCAATATGCAGGCTTTTACATCATCATTTATTATGCAGCACTTCGCAACATTCCAGGTGAATTGATGGAGGCTGCACGCATCGATGGTGCCACCCCGTTTCAAATTGCTTATAAAATCAAGCTGCCTCTGATTGCAGGGGTCATTAAAGTGACAATTGTACTTGCCGTGATCGGTTCTTTGAAGTATTTCGATCTGATTTATGTCATGACTGACGGAGGGCCAAACGGAGCCAGTGAAGTGATGGCATCCTATATGTACAAACTGGCATTCCGGTCGAATGATTTCGGATACGGCAGCGCCGTCGGTTTCTTCCTGCTGGTGCTGATTATGATCGTCACCTATTTCATTCGCAAACTGACCGCATCCAAAGATGATGAGGTTCAATACTGA
- a CDS encoding carbohydrate ABC transporter permease, which yields MAQSTTAEAERELLPAEGKLIDKFFKSILYVILAIIAVVQILPLVWLVLFSLKDNQEVFNLPPFALPQSPNWDNYLRVWTDGNIGLYFFNSIIVTGASVILTILLASLVTFAITRMQWKLNKFVLALFMIGLMIPVHSTLIPLFSFYLNIGLMNTHAAIILTYTAFNMPLTIMILLGFYYTIPRELEEAAIVDGCSIHRMFFQIILPLTAPVVATTAIINMIYNWNEFVFVNTFISSDSLKTLTVGIQNFIGQYATDWGAIGATLVISVLPLIIAFVFLSNRIVEGITAGSVKG from the coding sequence ATGGCTCAATCAACGACTGCCGAGGCAGAGCGAGAATTGCTGCCTGCTGAGGGCAAGCTGATCGATAAATTCTTTAAATCAATTTTGTATGTGATTCTGGCAATTATTGCTGTGGTGCAGATCCTTCCTCTTGTCTGGCTTGTACTCTTCTCATTAAAAGACAATCAGGAAGTCTTTAATCTGCCGCCGTTTGCTCTTCCCCAAAGTCCAAACTGGGATAATTATCTGAGGGTATGGACAGATGGCAATATCGGACTTTATTTCTTCAACAGCATCATCGTGACAGGAGCATCCGTCATCTTAACGATCCTCTTAGCCAGTCTCGTGACGTTCGCGATAACACGGATGCAATGGAAGCTGAATAAATTTGTGCTGGCGCTGTTTATGATCGGTCTGATGATCCCGGTGCATTCCACCTTGATCCCGCTGTTCAGTTTTTATCTGAATATCGGATTGATGAATACACACGCGGCAATTATACTTACCTATACAGCGTTTAATATGCCTCTTACGATAATGATTTTACTGGGATTTTATTATACGATCCCGAGAGAACTGGAAGAAGCAGCAATTGTAGACGGCTGTTCGATACACAGGATGTTCTTTCAGATCATTCTGCCGCTTACGGCACCGGTTGTCGCAACGACGGCCATCATCAATATGATCTACAACTGGAATGAGTTTGTTTTTGTGAATACATTTATCAGTTCAGACTCCCTGAAGACATTAACCGTTGGCATTCAGAACTTTATTGGTCAATATGCCACAGACTGGGGTGCGATTGGTGCGACTCTTGTAATCAGTGTGCTTCCGCTCATTATCGCATTCGTCTTCTTAAGCAATCGGATTGTTGAAGGAATTACCGCAGGCTCTGTGAAAGGATAA